The Bradysia coprophila strain Holo2 unplaced genomic scaffold, BU_Bcop_v1 contig_70, whole genome shotgun sequence genome contains a region encoding:
- the LOC119083722 gene encoding cytokinesis protein sepA-like translates to MMSKISIALFAAVVVCQVYASPEAQNWGPPPFGAPRGFGPPPPPPFFGGSGQSPNCNPLPPSPPSPPPGPPPVLDAGGCIPNPAANEALLRKVYSEVFSQKNVSNIDKYYALNHIEHNPFDRDGRDQVVELVTTGTLGGPPVNVEIQRMISAGDFVWVHSKFPITRLGSVFAIVDIFRFECGIIHEHWDVLQDTINLPGPVVSTHPFF, encoded by the exons ATGATGTCGAAAATATCAATTGCTTTATTTGCTGCTGTTGTAGTTTGTCAG GTTTATGCTTCACCTGAAGCACAAAACTGGGGTCCACCGCCATTCGGAGCTCCACGAGGATTCggaccaccaccaccaccaccattCTTCGGCGGTTCAGGACAATCACCAAATTGTAATCCACTTCCTCCATCACCACCAAGTCCTCCACCTGGACCGCCACCAGTTTTAGATGCTGGTGGTTGCATACCGAACCCTGCCGCCAACGAAGCACTTCTCCGTAAAGTATACAGCGAAGTGTTCAGCCAGAAAAATGTTAGCAACATCGACAAGTACTATGCTCTCAATCACATTGAACACAATCCATTCGATAGAGACGGTCGCGACCAGGTTGTAGAGCTTGTAACAACTGGCACTTTGGGCGGGCCACCGGTAAATGTGGAAATTCAACGAATGATTTCGGCAGGAGACTTTGTTTGGGTCCACAGCAAATTCCCAATCACTAGATTGGGCAGCGTATTCGCCATTGTGGACATTTTCCGATTTGAATGTGGCATTATTCACGAACATTGGGACGTGCTTCAAGATACCATCAACTTGCCGGGACCTGTCGTCAGCACTCATCCATTCTTttaa